From the Primulina tabacum isolate GXHZ01 chromosome 3, ASM2559414v2, whole genome shotgun sequence genome, one window contains:
- the LOC142540998 gene encoding F-box/LRR-repeat protein 14, which produces MDDLPEHAAWEILGRIKRTVDKNSVSLTCKRLYELDSQQRNSIRVGCGLDPANDALISLCNRFQNLEKVEISYSGWMSRLGKQLDDQGLQILSNSCPLMTDLTLSYCTFITDAGLSHLASCSHLSALKLIFTPRISGFGILSAVMGCKNLTLLHLIRCLNVISVEWLEYLGNLETLEDLCIKNCRAIGEGDLIKLGPTWQKLKRLQFEVDANYRYMKVYDRLAIDQWQKQWIPCDSMQELKLVNGIISPGRGLACVVGKCKNLEKIHLDMCVGVRDSDIIGLAHKSSNLRFISLRFPSDFSLPLLMNNPIRLTDNCLEALALNCKQLESVRLSFSDGEFPSFSSFTLHGILTLVEKCPIRELSLDHVYSFNDVGMEALCSAQYLQTLELTRCQEITDEGLQLVGQYPQLCTLKLSKCLGITDDGLKPLVGSLKLKILAVDDCPQISERGVQGAAASVTFKQDLSWMY; this is translated from the coding sequence ATGGATGATTTGCCAGAGCACGCGGCATGGGAAATTTTAGGCAGGATTAAGAGAACCGTGGATAAAAACTCTGTATCTCTAACTTGTAAGCGCCTCTATGAATTGGATAGTCAGCAAAGAAACTCTATTCGAGTTGGTTGTGGCTTGGATCCAGCAAATGATGCTTTGATATCTCTGTGCAATAGATTTCAGAACTTGGAAAAAGTGGAAATATCTTACTCGGGTTGGATGTCCAGATTAGGAAAACAGTTGGATGACCAGGGGCTTCAGATTCTTTCAAACAGCTGTCCCCTGATGACAGATCTCACCTTAAGTTACTGCACTTTTATAACTGATGCTGGGTTAAGCCACCTGGCTTCTTGCTCCCATCTTTCAGCTTTGAAGTTGATTTTTACTCCAAGAATAAGTGGTTTTGGGATATTATCTGCTGTAATGGGATGTAAAAATCTTACCCTTTTGCACCTTATTCGTTGTCTTAATGTTATAAGTGTGGAATGGCTTGAATATCTTGGCAATCTTGAAACCCTTGAAGATCTCTGCATCAAAAACTGTAGGGCGATTGGAGAAGGTGATCTAATAAAGCTGGGGCCTACTTGGCAAAAATTGAAGAGATTGCAATTTGAGGTAGATGCGAATTATCGTTACATGAAGGTATACGATAGGTTAGCCATAGATCAGTGGCAGAAGCAGTGGATTCCATGTGACAGCATGCAAGAACTTAAGCTGGTGAATGGCATCATAAGCCCTGGCCGAGGTCTTGCTTGTGTAGTAGGGAAATGCAAGAACTTGGAAAAAATTCACTTAGATATGTGTGTTGGTGTGAGAGACTCGGATATAATAGGTTTAGCCCATAAATCAAGTAACCTTCGATTCATTTCTCTTCGTTTCCCATCAGATTTTTCGCTCCCGCTTTTGATGAACAATCCGATAAGACTGACAGATAATTGTTTAGAGGCACTGGCTCTAAATTGCAAACAACTTGAATCTGTCAGATTATCATTCTCTGATGGAGAGTTCCCTTCCTTTTCGTCATTTACTCTACACGGCATCCTTACATTAGTAGAGAAGTGCCCTATACGGGAACTTTCTCTCGACCACGTTTATTCTTTCAACGATGTTGGCATGGAAGCTCTCTGCTCTGCACAATATCTTCAAACTTTAGAGCTGACTCGATGCCAAGAAATTACTGACGAAGGGCTGCAACTTGTGGGACAATATCCTCAGCTGTGTACTTTAAAACTTAGCAAATGCTTGGGAATAACTGATGATGGATTGAAACCGCTTGTGGGATCACTCAAACTAAAAATTTTAGCCGTTGATGATTGTCCACAGATATCTGAAAGAGGCGTTCAAGGAGCCGCTGCTTCAGTGACTTTCAAACAAGATCTATCATGGATGTATTAA